In Janthinobacterium rivuli, a single genomic region encodes these proteins:
- a CDS encoding alpha/beta hydrolase family protein translates to MSLRLLLLGAFSAALATTAAVPALAAPRGFTVEDMVAMERVGSPVLSPDATRVVYTVRTTNLDKNRGNTQLWMIDLRAPNAAPRQLTRGDASASDPQWSPNGDAIYFLSGRSGSSQVWQLPLNGGEAAKVTDLALDVDTYRLSPQGDRLAFSMGVFLDCADIACTKKRLDDKAKNKASGMVYDQMFVRHWDTWADGRRNALYSAPIDSTGKVSAAPVSLSGTLDGDAPSKPFGDNGEYHFSPDGKTVAFSVRVAGRTESWSTNFDVYTIPAAGGQAPRNLTADNPAWDAKATWSPDGRTLAYVAMTKPGFEADRFHLVLMDVATGKKRTVADDWDRSVADFRWTPDSKAFLVAADDVGQHRLFHIDAASGKVAALTGKGSVGDFDVRGNTIVLAQASLTSGAQLYTRKLDAKSETAPMVQLTKQNAAALADVRFGEYEQFSFAGANSETVYGHVMKPWNAKAGEKYPVAFLVHGGPQGSFGNSWSYRWNPQVYAGAGYATVFIDFHGSTGYGQKFTDSISGDWGGKPLVDLQKGLEAATKKFPWLDRERSCALGASYGGYMMNWIAGNWPDGFKCLVNHDGVFDQRGMAYATEELWFTEWENGGPYYDAPAKHEQFNPVNFVKNWKTPMLVVQGDLDFRIPTAQGLGTFTALQRRGIPSKLLVFPDENHWVLKPANSLLWHHTVLDWLNTYTKK, encoded by the coding sequence ATGAGTTTACGTCTGCTGCTCTTGGGAGCATTCAGTGCCGCCCTGGCCACCACGGCCGCCGTGCCGGCCTTGGCCGCGCCGCGCGGGTTTACCGTGGAAGACATGGTGGCCATGGAACGTGTGGGCAGCCCCGTGCTGTCGCCGGACGCCACGCGCGTCGTCTACACGGTGCGCACCACCAACCTGGATAAAAACCGCGGCAACACGCAGCTGTGGATGATCGACCTGCGCGCACCGAATGCGGCGCCACGCCAGCTCACGCGCGGCGATGCCAGCGCCAGCGACCCGCAATGGTCGCCGAACGGCGACGCCATCTACTTCCTCTCGGGCCGCTCCGGCTCCTCGCAAGTGTGGCAACTGCCCCTGAACGGCGGCGAAGCGGCCAAGGTCACCGACCTGGCGCTGGACGTCGACACCTACCGTTTGTCGCCACAGGGCGACCGCCTGGCCTTCAGCATGGGCGTCTTCCTCGATTGCGCGGACATCGCCTGCACGAAAAAGCGCCTCGATGACAAAGCCAAGAACAAGGCGAGCGGCATGGTCTACGACCAGATGTTCGTACGCCACTGGGATACCTGGGCCGATGGCCGCCGCAACGCGCTGTACTCGGCGCCGATCGATTCGACCGGCAAGGTCAGCGCCGCACCCGTGAGCCTGAGCGGCACCCTCGACGGCGACGCGCCGTCGAAACCGTTCGGCGACAACGGCGAATACCACTTCAGCCCGGACGGCAAAACCGTGGCCTTCTCCGTGCGCGTGGCTGGCCGCACGGAATCGTGGTCGACCAACTTCGACGTCTACACGATTCCTGCCGCCGGCGGCCAGGCGCCGCGCAACCTCACGGCCGACAATCCGGCCTGGGACGCGAAAGCCACCTGGTCGCCCGATGGCCGCACCCTGGCCTATGTCGCCATGACCAAGCCCGGCTTCGAAGCGGACCGTTTCCACCTGGTGCTGATGGATGTCGCCACCGGCAAGAAACGCACCGTGGCCGACGACTGGGACCGTTCCGTGGCCGACTTCCGCTGGACGCCGGACAGCAAGGCTTTCCTCGTCGCCGCCGATGACGTGGGCCAGCACCGTCTGTTCCACATCGACGCGGCCAGCGGCAAGGTCGCTGCGCTGACGGGCAAGGGCTCCGTGGGCGACTTCGACGTGCGCGGCAATACCATCGTGCTGGCGCAAGCGAGCCTGACGTCGGGCGCGCAGCTGTACACGCGCAAACTCGACGCCAAGTCGGAAACCGCGCCGATGGTGCAGCTGACGAAGCAGAATGCGGCAGCACTGGCCGATGTGCGTTTCGGCGAATATGAACAGTTCTCGTTCGCCGGCGCGAATAGCGAAACCGTCTACGGCCACGTCATGAAGCCATGGAATGCCAAGGCCGGTGAAAAGTATCCGGTCGCCTTCCTCGTGCACGGCGGCCCGCAAGGCAGCTTTGGCAACAGCTGGAGCTACCGCTGGAACCCGCAAGTGTATGCGGGCGCCGGCTACGCCACCGTCTTCATCGACTTTCACGGTTCGACCGGCTATGGCCAGAAGTTCACGGACTCCATCAGCGGCGACTGGGGCGGCAAGCCGCTGGTCGACTTGCAGAAGGGCCTGGAAGCGGCCACCAAGAAATTCCCGTGGCTGGACCGCGAGCGCAGCTGCGCGCTGGGCGCGTCCTACGGCGGCTACATGATGAACTGGATCGCCGGTAACTGGCCGGACGGCTTCAAGTGCCTGGTCAACCACGACGGCGTGTTCGACCAGCGCGGCATGGCTTACGCGACGGAAGAACTGTGGTTCACGGAATGGGAAAACGGCGGCCCGTACTACGACGCGCCAGCCAAGCACGAACAGTTCAATCCCGTCAACTTCGTGAAAAACTGGAAGACGCCGATGCTGGTGGTGCAGGGCGACCTGGACTTCCGCATCCCCACCGCGCAAGGCCTGGGCACCTTCACGGCGCTGCAGCGCCGGGGCATCCCGAGCAAGCTGCTGGTCTTCCCGGACGAGAACCACTGGGTGCTGAAGCCGGCCAATTCGCTGCTGTGGCATCACACGGTGCTGGACTGGTTGAATACCTACACGAAGAAGTAA
- a CDS encoding glutathione S-transferase family protein has protein sequence METTLIYSVPFGCSFAAIAALEWSGLPYRLARVEARDPASKQHPAFLAINPLGQTPALLTHTGAPLLESMAILLHLAARAPNSKLGYAQGTPQYDRLNSVLSFLHTTFHAAFMPAFQAARAAPDDARAAVWREMAIEKVNKSLAHLERLLAGRAWLASDTAPTIADAYLAATARWAEPLQLASLADYPNTARVLAALEQDPGIRFAHAIEAGLPAASQGGFRGHVALDQLATQAG, from the coding sequence TTGGAAACCACCCTGATCTACAGCGTCCCGTTCGGCTGCTCGTTTGCCGCCATTGCCGCCCTCGAATGGAGCGGTTTGCCGTATCGTTTGGCCCGCGTGGAAGCGCGCGACCCGGCCAGCAAGCAGCATCCGGCCTTTCTCGCCATCAATCCGCTGGGCCAGACGCCGGCCCTGCTCACGCACACGGGTGCGCCGCTGCTGGAAAGCATGGCGATCCTGCTGCACCTCGCCGCCCGCGCGCCAAACAGCAAGCTGGGTTATGCGCAAGGCACGCCGCAATACGACCGCCTGAACAGCGTGCTGTCCTTTTTGCACACGACCTTTCACGCGGCCTTCATGCCCGCCTTCCAGGCCGCGCGTGCGGCACCGGACGATGCGCGCGCGGCCGTCTGGCGCGAGATGGCCATCGAGAAGGTCAACAAAAGCCTGGCCCACCTGGAGCGCCTGCTCGCTGGCCGCGCCTGGCTGGCATCGGACACGGCGCCGACCATCGCCGACGCCTATCTGGCGGCCACGGCGCGCTGGGCAGAACCGCTGCAGCTGGCCAGCCTGGCCGATTATCCGAACACGGCGCGCGTGCTGGCCGCGCTGGAACAGGACCCCGGCATCCGCTTCGCCCACGCCATCGAAGCTGGCTTGCCGGCCGCCAGCCAGGGCGGTTTCCGGGGCCACGTGGCGCTCGACCAACTGGCCACTCAGGCCGGCTAA
- a CDS encoding winged helix-turn-helix transcriptional regulator, with translation MKDNVSGCAVEEAMRLLGGRWRTVLLSYLMAGPKRFSEIRRAVPNISQRMLTLDLRALEEAGLLTRTIYAEVPVKVEYRLTDEGLRLRELVEMLRAIGLRLRGQADAGGAFLAPDGEGHSQ, from the coding sequence ATGAAAGACAATGTCTCCGGCTGCGCCGTGGAAGAAGCCATGCGCTTGCTGGGCGGGCGCTGGAGAACCGTGCTGCTCAGCTATCTGATGGCGGGTCCGAAGCGCTTCAGCGAAATCCGCCGCGCCGTGCCGAATATCTCGCAGCGCATGCTGACCCTGGACTTGCGTGCGCTGGAAGAGGCCGGTTTGCTGACGCGCACGATTTATGCGGAAGTGCCCGTCAAGGTGGAATACCGGCTGACGGACGAGGGCTTGCGCTTGCGCGAACTGGTCGAGATGCTGCGCGCCATCGGCCTGCGCCTGCGCGGGCAGGCGGATGCGGGCGGCGCCTTTCTCGCCCCCGATGGCGAGGGTCATTCTCAATAG
- a CDS encoding HD-GYP domain-containing protein, protein MLKKIRSSELVLGMYVERLGRSWLDNPFWARSFLLELPADLERIRAARLCEVWIDTARGLAPPVAVPPAVPPSVPLAAVAPATGSGPVPNAAPARSRDEELAQARRLIERSRQAVQTMFDEVRMGKALSAAQAYTLVDDIAASVLRGGNVLLGLARLKTADNYTYMHSVAVCALMTALARELGLAPEQVRSAGLAGLLHDIGKMAVPSAILNKPGSLSEAEFSSVRAHPAAGHRMLREVGEIDPVALDVCLHHHEKLDGSGYPEGLRGEEVSLFARMGAICDVYDAITSNRPYKQGWCPADSLRRMAAWRGGHLDAQLFAAFVKCLGIYPLGTLVRLQSERLAVVVGQAPGKPLTAPTVRVFFSIRAGTCIAPAVVDLAAPGCQERIVSTESATDWRLQDVDRYWAGEAAMA, encoded by the coding sequence GTGCTGAAAAAAATAAGGAGTAGTGAACTGGTGCTGGGAATGTATGTCGAGCGCCTGGGCCGTTCCTGGCTCGATAACCCGTTCTGGGCGCGTTCCTTCCTGCTCGAGTTGCCGGCTGACCTGGAACGTATCCGCGCGGCACGCCTCTGCGAGGTATGGATCGATACGGCGCGGGGGCTGGCGCCGCCGGTTGCCGTGCCGCCTGCCGTGCCGCCTTCCGTGCCGCTGGCTGCAGTCGCGCCGGCAACAGGTAGCGGCCCCGTCCCGAATGCGGCGCCAGCCAGGTCGCGCGACGAGGAACTGGCGCAAGCCCGGCGCCTGATCGAACGTTCGCGCCAGGCCGTGCAGACCATGTTTGACGAGGTGCGCATGGGCAAGGCTTTGTCTGCGGCGCAGGCCTATACACTGGTCGACGATATCGCCGCGTCGGTGCTGCGCGGCGGTAACGTGCTGCTAGGCCTGGCGCGTCTGAAAACCGCCGACAATTACACGTATATGCATTCGGTGGCCGTGTGCGCGCTGATGACGGCGCTGGCCAGGGAGCTGGGCCTGGCGCCCGAGCAGGTGCGCTCGGCCGGCCTGGCGGGCTTGCTGCACGATATCGGCAAGATGGCCGTGCCGTCCGCCATCCTCAACAAGCCGGGCAGCCTCAGCGAAGCGGAATTTTCTTCCGTGCGCGCCCATCCGGCCGCCGGGCACCGCATGCTGCGCGAAGTGGGCGAGATCGATCCGGTGGCGCTCGACGTGTGCCTGCACCACCATGAAAAGCTCGATGGCAGCGGTTACCCGGAGGGATTGCGCGGCGAGGAAGTCAGCCTGTTTGCGCGCATGGGCGCCATTTGCGACGTGTACGATGCGATCACCTCGAACCGGCCGTACAAGCAGGGCTGGTGCCCGGCCGATTCGCTGCGCCGCATGGCCGCCTGGCGCGGCGGGCATCTCGACGCGCAACTGTTCGCCGCCTTCGTCAAATGCCTGGGCATCTATCCGTTGGGCACCCTGGTACGGCTGCAGTCGGAACGTCTGGCCGTCGTGGTGGGACAGGCGCCGGGCAAGCCGCTGACCGCGCCCACCGTGCGCGTCTTTTTTTCCATCCGCGCCGGCACGTGCATCGCGCCGGCCGTCGTCGACCTGGCCGCGCCGGGTTGCCAGGAGCGCATTGTTTCCACGGAAAGCGCAACGGATTGGCGCTTGCAGGACGTCGACCGTTACTGGGCCGGCGAAGCCGCCATGGCATGA
- a CDS encoding methyl-accepting chemotaxis protein: MRLNLPVSDTEINLSDTETIVSTTDLQGNITYANPYFIAVSGYSAEELIGAPQNILRHPDMPVEAFADFWATIRSGRSWSGMVKNRCKNGDCYWVLANVTPVVEDGVAVGYMSVRTKPTRQQVAQASALYARIKAGQADGLVISQGAAVRTGWLARLASLRDLPLGKRIGWNLGLLSLVLLLQLAWNAGVLPDASHGWLTGLSVLAVCATLYFWHSLHRAVLQPLQQARQACDVMAGGDLTGELDTTRRDEMGQLLRSLRQLRVNLHSIVGDVRGNFLRISMASQEIAAGNMDLSGRTEAQASALQQTASSMEQLAATVQQNSGNAVQASDMAGKVHGLAGRGGELVGQMVAMMADINASSKKIGDITGIIEGIAFQTNILALNAAVEAARAGDQGRGFAVVAGEVRSLAHRSASAATEIKQLITASLAQVQAGAKLAQQAGASSAEMLGAVQGVHGIMEEIASASREQSHGIGQVNMAVTQMDEVTQQNAALVEESAAASASLQDQTLQLEQAMALFKLERRRGGQAVPLRAPERRRATAGALTAP, encoded by the coding sequence ATGCGACTCAATCTTCCCGTCAGCGATACCGAAATCAATCTGAGCGATACCGAGACCATCGTCTCGACTACCGACTTGCAAGGCAATATCACGTATGCCAACCCGTATTTCATCGCCGTCAGCGGTTACAGCGCGGAAGAATTGATCGGTGCGCCGCAAAACATCCTCCGGCATCCGGACATGCCGGTCGAAGCGTTCGCCGATTTCTGGGCCACCATCCGCTCGGGCCGGTCGTGGAGCGGCATGGTGAAAAACCGCTGCAAGAACGGCGATTGCTACTGGGTGCTGGCGAACGTGACGCCCGTGGTGGAAGACGGCGTGGCTGTCGGCTACATGTCCGTGCGCACCAAGCCCACGCGCCAGCAGGTGGCGCAGGCGTCCGCCCTGTACGCGCGCATCAAGGCGGGGCAGGCCGATGGCCTTGTCATCAGCCAGGGCGCGGCCGTGCGCACGGGCTGGCTGGCCAGGCTGGCGAGCTTGCGCGATCTGCCGCTGGGCAAGCGTATCGGCTGGAATTTGGGTTTGCTGAGCCTGGTGTTGCTGCTGCAGCTGGCGTGGAATGCGGGCGTGCTGCCCGATGCAAGCCACGGCTGGCTGACGGGCCTGTCCGTGCTGGCCGTGTGCGCCACCCTGTATTTCTGGCACAGCTTGCACCGCGCCGTGCTGCAACCGCTGCAGCAGGCGCGCCAGGCCTGCGACGTGATGGCGGGCGGCGACCTGACGGGCGAACTCGATACGACACGGCGCGACGAGATGGGGCAGCTGCTGCGTTCCTTGCGCCAGCTGCGCGTGAACTTGCATTCCATCGTTGGCGACGTGCGCGGCAATTTCTTGCGCATCAGTATGGCCAGCCAGGAAATTGCCGCCGGCAATATGGATTTGTCGGGCCGCACGGAGGCGCAGGCGTCGGCCCTGCAGCAGACGGCGTCGAGCATGGAGCAACTGGCGGCCACGGTGCAGCAAAACAGCGGCAACGCCGTGCAGGCCAGCGACATGGCGGGCAAGGTGCACGGCCTGGCCGGGCGCGGCGGCGAACTCGTCGGCCAGATGGTGGCGATGATGGCGGACATTAACGCTTCATCGAAGAAGATCGGCGACATTACGGGCATTATCGAAGGCATTGCCTTCCAGACGAATATCCTCGCCTTGAACGCGGCCGTGGAAGCGGCGCGCGCGGGCGACCAGGGGCGGGGATTTGCCGTCGTGGCGGGCGAAGTGCGCAGCCTGGCCCATCGCAGCGCGTCGGCCGCCACGGAAATCAAGCAATTGATCACGGCATCGCTGGCGCAGGTGCAGGCGGGCGCGAAGCTGGCGCAGCAGGCGGGCGCCAGCAGCGCGGAAATGCTGGGCGCCGTGCAGGGCGTGCACGGCATCATGGAAGAGATCGCGTCGGCGTCGCGCGAGCAAAGCCACGGCATCGGTCAAGTCAACATGGCCGTCACGCAAATGGATGAAGTGACGCAGCAGAACGCGGCGCTGGTCGAGGAATCGGCGGCGGCGTCCGCGTCGCTGCAGGATCAGACCTTGCAGCTGGAGCAGGCGATGGCCCTGTTCAAGCTGGAACGGCGCAGGGGCGGCCAAGCTGTTCCCCTGCGCGCGCCCGAGCGACGCCGCGCTACAGCAGGCGCTCTGACAGCGCCTTGA
- a CDS encoding DUF2071 domain-containing protein, which produces MQDNTYRHPRAGWPGQLFAALANCTRFASVRQAVMSRLPFLTLHSDVRDVVYVSWLVDAAAAQRMLPAGVTLWQRDGKTPFTVLTYRHGHFGPALLGRLRRLLPSPLQSNWRLYLDHTPAGAPDVPCVYFLKNIMDSLPHALGTRLFSDILPTHLAAGMALEVTATQARCSIASGAGSAPLLDVQADITAEHGLDAGWQQLFGNWRDAVAFLACQDAAIAHVPRNGKLVFGEIDLPVDVDQVQALMAVRADCGLLGQLPPVSAPFAFVVPEVAFKALSERLL; this is translated from the coding sequence TTGCAAGACAACACTTACCGCCACCCGCGCGCGGGCTGGCCGGGGCAATTGTTTGCCGCGCTCGCCAATTGCACGCGTTTTGCCAGTGTGCGCCAGGCCGTCATGTCGCGCCTGCCCTTCCTGACCCTGCACAGCGACGTGCGCGATGTCGTCTACGTGAGCTGGCTGGTCGATGCCGCTGCCGCGCAGCGGATGCTGCCCGCCGGCGTGACCCTGTGGCAACGCGACGGCAAGACGCCGTTCACCGTGCTGACCTACCGCCACGGGCATTTCGGCCCGGCACTGCTCGGCCGCTTGCGCCGCCTGCTGCCGTCTCCGCTGCAAAGCAACTGGCGCCTGTACCTCGATCACACGCCAGCGGGCGCGCCGGACGTGCCTTGCGTGTATTTTTTGAAAAATATCATGGACAGCCTGCCCCATGCGCTGGGCACGCGGCTGTTCAGCGACATCCTGCCGACCCACCTGGCCGCCGGCATGGCGCTGGAAGTCACGGCCACGCAAGCGCGCTGCAGCATTGCCAGCGGCGCCGGCAGCGCGCCGCTGCTCGACGTGCAGGCGGACATCACGGCTGAGCATGGCCTCGATGCCGGCTGGCAGCAACTGTTCGGCAACTGGCGCGACGCCGTCGCCTTCCTCGCCTGCCAGGATGCGGCCATCGCGCATGTGCCACGCAACGGCAAGCTCGTCTTTGGCGAAATCGACTTGCCCGTTGATGTGGATCAGGTGCAAGCGCTGATGGCCGTGCGCGCCGACTGCGGCTTGCTGGGGCAACTGCCGCCCGTGTCAGCACCGTTTGCCTTTGTCGTGCCCGAGGTTGCCTTCAAGGCGCTGTCAGAGCGCCTGCTGTAG
- a CDS encoding 3-hydroxybutyrate dehydrogenase has protein sequence MQLKDKVALITGAASGIGKEMAIEYAKQGAKVVIADLALEAASKTAEEIKQSGGQAFAVAMDVSSEEQVDKGVADAAAHFGGIDILISNAGIQIISPVVDYPFEQWKKMLAIHMDGAFLTTRACMREMIKAGRGGAIIYMGSVHSHEGSPFKSAYVAAKHGLLGLAKVVAKEGAKDGIRANVICPGFVRTPLVDKQIPEQAAQLNISEEDVIKKVMLKDTIDGEFTTTQDVAQTAVFLAAFPSNALSGQSIVVSHGWHMQ, from the coding sequence ATGCAACTCAAAGACAAAGTCGCACTGATTACCGGCGCCGCCAGTGGTATCGGCAAGGAAATGGCCATTGAATACGCAAAACAGGGCGCCAAGGTCGTCATCGCCGACCTGGCCCTGGAAGCGGCCAGCAAGACGGCCGAGGAAATCAAGCAGTCGGGCGGCCAGGCGTTTGCCGTCGCCATGGATGTCTCGAGCGAAGAACAAGTCGACAAGGGCGTGGCCGATGCCGCGGCCCACTTCGGCGGCATCGATATCCTGATCAGCAATGCGGGCATCCAGATCATCAGCCCCGTCGTCGACTACCCGTTCGAGCAATGGAAAAAGATGCTGGCCATTCACATGGACGGCGCCTTCCTCACCACGCGCGCCTGCATGCGCGAAATGATCAAGGCCGGCCGCGGCGGCGCCATCATCTACATGGGTTCCGTGCACTCGCATGAAGGCTCGCCGTTCAAGAGCGCCTACGTGGCCGCCAAGCACGGTTTGCTGGGCCTGGCCAAGGTGGTGGCCAAGGAAGGCGCGAAAGATGGCATCCGCGCCAACGTCATCTGCCCGGGCTTCGTGCGCACGCCACTGGTCGACAAGCAAATCCCCGAACAGGCGGCCCAGCTGAACATCAGCGAAGAAGACGTGATCAAGAAAGTCATGCTGAAAGACACCATCGACGGCGAATTCACCACCACGCAAGACGTGGCGCAAACGGCCGTGTTCCTGGCGGCGTTCCCGTCGAACGCCCTGAGCGGACAATCGATCGTCGTCAGCCACGGCTGGCACATGCAATAA